The DNA sequence TTTCATTTCCGAGCATAAGATCGCCCCGGAGAGGATTTCGGCCTACGGATACGGCGCCACCCGACCGGTTGCTTCCAATGAAAGCGTGCATTCCAGGGTCAAAAACCGACGGGTGGAAATCGTTCTAAGACATCGAGCGCCGGCTTACGTTAAAAGGATTTTTAACAAGAAATCATCCGGCTACTTCACCTATAAAAAGTTTGACTTCAAGATCTTTTAAATGATGTGCAAAGGAAAACCAAGTGAGTGAAGACAAAAAAATTGATACCAATGCCTGGATGGTGACATTTGCAGACCTTGTTATGCTGCTTTTAACTTTTTTTGTGATGCTGCTCACCATGTCTTCAATGGATGCCAAAAAGCTTGAGAGTCTGTTTGTTCATTTTAACGAGGCCACCGGTGTACTGGAATTTTCCGGTACCATGGAAGTCGCCAATTTCGGGGCATTTATTTCCAAGTATAACGACACTGCAAACTTGTTGGTGATCGATCAGAATAAGTTCATAAGTTCATTGAATTTGCCTGAAAGTCTAGGAAAGATGATCAAGGATCTGGATCATAAGCTGCTGATGACAGACGATGAAAGAGGTCTGATCCTGTCCTTTAATGAAAACCTTCTGTTTAATCCAGGGGAGACAACCATTAAAAAAGAGTTGTGGCCCTTTCTCGATATGATGGCCGACGCCATTTCGGACTGCGACAATGAAATTCTTGTCATGGGTCATGCGGACAGCAGCCCGCTAGCTAACGGCCGGTATAACACCAACTGGGAGCTTTCAGCCTATAGAGGACTTTCCGTTCTGGACTATTTCTTGCAGCAAAAAAAGCTGTCATCCGCGCGTTTTTCGGTGGGAGGTTATGGCGCTTCCAGACCCTTGTATCCAAACGACACGCTGGAGCACAAAGCCGCGAATCGAAGGGTAGAGATCATTTTTAAACATCTGTAGGAGGAATAGATGGCAACAAAAGATGAGGCCGTAAAAGACACTGAAGAAGAAAAGCCGCCCCAAAAATCAAAGCTAATGCTGATCGTTTTGGCATGTACGGTTCTTATTCTTGGAGCCGGTGGATTTTTCGGATGGAAATGGTATGCCGGCAGAAAAGCAGAAGGTGAAACATCTGGAAAAAAGGAAAAAGTGAGTTTGGTTTTTCCGCTCAAATCGTTTATCGTCAATTTGTCCGATAATACCGGCAGCGGCAAGAGATATTTAAAGGTTTCGATCGAGCTTGAGGTTGCGAGTGAAGAAAAAAAAGTAATGGTTGAAAATAATATACCAGCATTGAGAGATTCTATCCTGCTTCTGCTTTCGAGCCGGTCTATAATAGATGTTAATACACTGGAAGGCAAACTCGAATTAAAACAAGCTCTTTTGGCAAAAATGAATCTGGTTTTGGGTGAAGGGATTATCCAAAGGGTATATTTTACAGAATTCGTAGTGCAATAGGAAAAGCGATGGCAAACATTTTATCCCAAGATGAAGTCGACTCCCTGCTTGAAGGTATCACTGAGGGGAAGGTTCCAACCGAAGCGGCCGCACCTGATAGCGGCGAAGAGGTAAAGGTCTACGATTTTAGTATGCCGGCCGGCCCCGTTCATTTGAGGCTTCCTGCGCTGAGAATAATAAACGAAAGGTTTGTCGGATTTTTAAGGACAAGCCTTCCCATTGCCAGCAGAGCGGTTATCGATGTGAACTTATCTTCTACCGAGTCGGTAAAATTCAGCGAATTCTGCCTTTCTATTCCGCTCCCGTCAAACCTTAATATTTTTAAAATGGAACCGTTAAGGGGCTTTGCTCTTCTTGTTATAGAAGGCCCGCTGGTATTTTCCTTTGTTGAAAGTGTCTTCGGCGGCAAGGGTATGAGCCGCGCAAAGCTTGAAGGAAGAGGTTTTACTGCCATTGAAACAAAGATTGTAGAAAAGATCGTGAAGTTCGTATTAAACGACTTGCAGCAGGCCTGGGCCGACGTTCAAGAGGTAAAGACGGCGTTTATACGTTCGGAGATGGATCCGCAGTTTGCGGCAATCGTGAACCCCGCAGAGTTGGTTATTGTAAATAAATTCATGATTGATCTTGAGAGCGGGTCAGGATCGATGACTCTCTGCATTCCCTACTCCAGCATTGAGCCGATCAAAAGTAGATTTCAAACCAGTTTTCGCGCTCAAGGACTTGAGACCGATCAGGCCTGGCGGAAGTATATACAGAAGGAAATTGTTAAGATGACAGTTGAGTTGAGTTGTATCATGGGGAGGGCAAAAGTAAACGGCAGAGAGCTTCTGCAAATGAAGGTTGATGATGTCATACCACTGGATCAGAAAATCGGCGATGCGATTGTTATCAATGTCGAAGGTCTTCCAAAATTTAAAGGCTATCCAGGGTCTTGTAAAAACAAAAAGGCCGTGAAAATCAGCGAAATATTGAGACAGGAGTAAACCATGTACGAAGCAAACGATCAATTAAAAGGTAAAGGTCAGAAAGATACGGCAAAGACCGGCGGATCAGGACAGGAGCATAACTACGATCTGGATCTCATCTTGGATATACCTCTCGATATCTCTGTGGAATTGGGCAAGGTAAAAATGCCGGTAAATGAACTGCTCCGGCTGGGGCCAGGATCCATTATCGAGTTGGCCAAGTCGGTCGGTGAGCCGCTTGACATATATGTCAACAACAAATTGGTTGCCAAAGGTGAAGTTGTAATTTTGGATGAAAAATTCGGTGTGCGCGTGGCGGATATTATCAACCCGATTGAACGAGTTAAATCTTTGAGCAAATGAAGGTATCGACGCGATGTTTGAGTTGGATTTAATCAACACCGGACTTAAGACAATGGCCGTGCTTTTTATTGTGCTTGGCCTTTTGGTAGCGGTCCTCTACGCCATGAAACGATTTATCTTTGCTCAAAAGAAGGCCAAAGGAGATTTGTTCATCAAGGTCCTTTCAACGCTATATCTGTCTCCGAAAGAGAGACTTGAGGTCATAGAGATTTCAGGTGAAAAGATTGTGCTGGGTGTAACTCCTGGCAGCATCAGGTTTTTAATCAAACTGAGCGAAAAAAATGAGGGCCACAGGACTGTCAATGGTTAGAGAAAAGAAAACGATATTACGGGATAATACGCGCAAAAAACTTACAGTTATTTTTCTTGTCTGCGCTCTAATCTGCATTGGATCCATGGAACATGCCTTTGGCGCCGATGTGGTTATCCCTTCATTGCATCTCGGCATTGAAAAGGGGGGAGATCCTGGTGATGTTTCTCTCCTGCTGCAGGTGGTCTTTCTTTTAACGATTCTGGCGCTTGCGCCGGCGATTCTGATACTCATGACGTCTTTTACCAGGCTGGTTGTGGTTTTTTCCTTTTTGCGACATGCTCTGGGTACCCAGCAGACGCCTTCTAACCAGATCATTGCCGGGTTGGCGTTGTTTCTGACATTCTTTATTATGATGCCTGTTTGGCAAAAAATTAATCAACAGGCCCTGCAGCCCTACCTGGCAGAAGAGATCTCTCAGGAAGCGGCCTTGACGGCGGCGATAAATCCGATTCGGCAGTTTATGTTCAAACAGACACGGGAAAAAGATCTGTCCCTATTTATCAATATGGCCAGGATAGCGAAACCCAAAAACACGGAGGATGTCCCTACAACCATATTAATTCCGGCGTTTGTGATCAGTGAGCTCAAGACCGCTTTTATTATTGGATTTGTTTTATTTGTGCCTTTTCTGGTTATCGATATGGTTGTGGCCAGTGTTCTGCTCAGCATGGGGATGATGATGCTCCCGCCGATTATGATCTCTCTTCCGTTTAAGCTGATGCTTTTTGTCTTGGTGGATGGCTGGAATTTGATTGTCGGTTCACTGGTAAAAAGTTTTGGAGGCGGGTTGCTATGACGCCGGAATCTGTTGTCAATTTTGCTCAGGAGGCCATTAAAGTCACTATTCTTGTATCAATGCCCATGCTCGGTCTCGGACTGGTCGTGGGTCTGATTATCAGCATTTTTCAGGCAGTGACCCAAATCCAGGAAATGACCCTGGCATTTGTGCCCAAGATTTTGATCGTATTATTGGCACTTTTATTTTTTGCCAGCTGGATGCTTGAACATTTAATGCACTTTACGGTGACAACTATCGAACAGATTCCGTTTTTTATCAGGTAGAGGAGACAGTGGTGGATATATTTTCCATATCCTATCAGGAATTTAAGATATTCTTTCTAGTGCTGATCAGGGTAAGTATCATCTTGCTCATGTTTCCCTTCTTTAATGCGCGGGTTATACCGGTATTGTCGAAGGCCGGTCTAGCCCTTATTGTTGCCATCATCCTCTTTCCCGTCTTGAATAATGAAATGGCGGTCTTTCCTGATACGGTGTTCGGGGTACTGCAATTAATCATCGCCGAGCTGATTATCGGTATGGTTTTAGGGTTATTGGTGCAGATATTTTTCGAGGGCGTAAGGATGATGGGACAGTTGGTGGGATTTCAAACAGGTTTTGCCATCACCAACATCCTTGATCCTCAAAGCGGCGTCCAGGTTTCAATTTTTTCTAACATGGCCTACATGGCGGCCATTGTGATTTTCCTGTTATTAAACGGCCACCATATATTGCTCAGCGCAATCAGGGAGAGTTTTAAAATTATACCGGTAGGCTCATTAGGCTTAAACAGCGCGATGCTGAATAAAATGATCCTTTTATATGGTGAAATGTTTGTTATTGCCATAAAGATCGGAGCGCCGGCCGTTGCAGCGCTCCTTTTTGTACAGGTGGCCTTTGGGCTGATTACAAAGCTGATGCCCCAGATGAACATTATGATTGTGGCATTTCCTGTTCAGATAGTTGTCGGTCTTTTGTTTTTTGGTATTTCCTTGAACGTGCTTTTGGGATTCATGGAACGATACCTTGGTGGGCTTGGTGCCCTGCTGGTCAATACGATGACCTGGCTGAAGGTGTAGAAATGACTGAAGAGAGTTCTGCAGAAAAAACCGAACAACCAACGCCCAAAAGAAGGCAAGAACTCAGGGAAAAGGGAGAGGTCGCCAAAAGCAGAGAGCTGCCTTCGGTGGCTGTTCTGTTATCGGCCTTGATTGCCTTAAGCTTCTTTGGGTCGTACATGTATTCGCAGATTCAGCTTGTTATGCAAGGGTCACTGTCGCTGCCCATAACGGCTGACCTGAATATTACCAATTTTATCATATTTGTTCAAGAGATGACTACCCATTTTATACTGGCAATAAGTCCCCTGTTGGCGGTTGTTTTTATCACAGCGATTTTATCAAATGTCATGCAGATAGGGTTTGTGCTATCCGGCGAAACGATTATGCCGAAGCTGTCAAAATTAGATCCCATTAAAGGTTTTGGGAGACTTTTTTCAAAACAAGCGTTTATGGAGCTGTTCAAATCTTTGTTAAAGCTGGTCATTGTGGGCGCCATCGCCTACTACACCATAAAGGGCGAGATGAAAAAAGTTCCCATGCTGGGACAGATGCAGATAGAATCGATTTGGACTTACATATTCGTCACATTCTTTAAGATTTTTATCAGGTGTACCCTGGCAATGATCTTTCTGGTTGTTATCGATTACGCCTTCCAGCGATGGGAATTTGAAAACAGGATCAAGATGAGCAAGCAGGAGATCAAGGATGAGTTTAAAAAGACCGAGGGTGATCCGTTGATAAAGTCAAGGATCAGAAGCATTCAGATGCAAATGGCCAGGAGGCGGATGATGCAAGCCGTTCCGGAGGCAGATGTGGTCGTCACTAACCCCATGCGCCTGGCAGTGGCGTTAAAATACGATACCGCTGCCATGAATGCCCCGAAAGTACTTGCAAAAGGAGCCGGAAAAGTCGCTGAAAAGATCAGAGATCTGGCTACCCGGAACAATATCCCCATTATGGAGCAAAAGGAACTTGCTCAGAGCCTTTATAAGCTGGTTGAGATCGGTCAGGAAATCCCGCCGGTCCTCTATCAGGCTGTGGCCGAGGTTTTGGCATATGTCTACAAATTAAAGGGCAAGTTAGCCCACGGATTAACTTAATAGTTTTTATAATATTTTCAAATCATTTAAATTCTAATTTGGTTCCGGCTTGTCCGGGATAGGTCGTTAAGGTCGCAAAATGGAAACAATGGTAAGTTCAAACGCAGATTTCGCAAATGCCTGTGAGTTGATGACCGTGGTTGGCGTGATCGCTGTGCTTGTGGTGATGATCATCCCCCTGCCCTCGATCCTGATCGATTTCCTTCTGGCCCTGAACATCACCCTTTCCATTACCATACTCTTAATTGCCATGTACACCATAAAACCTTTGGATTTTTTCATATTTCCATCTTTGCTGCTAGTAACGACCCTCTTTAGGCTCTCATTAAATGTGGCCACAACCCGGTTAATACTTTTACATGGCCATGAGGGCCCCCTGGCGGCCGGAAAGGTTATCAAGTCATTCGGTAGTTTTGTTGTCGGTGGCAATTATGTCGTCGGTATGATTGTGTTTATCATCCTGGTCATGGTTAATTTCATTGTCGTTACCAAAGGGGCCACCCGGATCGCCGAGGTCGCCGCAAGGTTTACACTGGATGCTATGCCCGGCAAACAGATGGCTATCGACGCCGATTTGAATGCAGGACTGATAGATGAGAACGATGCCAAGGCGCGCAGATTGCTGATTGCAAGAGAGGCTGAATTCCATGGTTCCATGGACGGGGCCGCCAAATTTGTCAGGGGAGATGCCATTGCCGGTATTATTATTACGCTTATTAATATTATCGGTGGATTTATCATCGGTGTTTTACAAAAAAAATTATCCGTCATTGATGCTGCCCAGAATTATACCCTTTTGACCGTCGGCGATGGATTGGTGTCTCAGATTCCGGCCCTCACTATATCTACCGCGGCCGGTCTCGTTGTCAGCCGGGCAGCTTCAGAGGGAACCATGGGAAAGGATTTTGGCACACAATTCTTGAATTACCCCAAGGCCATTTATCTTTCAGCATTGACGGTCTTCTTTTTCGGCCTCATCCCCGGCTTGCCGCATACCGCGTTTATTGTGCTTTCCGTTCTCATCGGGGGCGGCATGTATCTTTTCAGCAAAAAGAAAGCGACATTAGAGGCAAAAATAATTGAATCTCAGAAGACGGAACCGGTTGGGGCCGGGCCGGAACCGGTGGAACATCTGCTGATGGTTGATCCACTTGAGCTGGAAGTAGGCTACGGCCTCATTCCGCTGGTAGATAGAGAACAGGGGGGAAAGTTTCTTGAGAGGGTGCGTTCGATCAGACGGCAGTTTGCGCTTGAGATGGGTATTGTTATACCCCCTATTCATATCCGGGATAATCTTCAATTGAAATCCTCCGAGTACCAGATTCTTTTAAAAGGGGTAAAGATCGCCGGGGCCGAACTGATGGTGAATCATTATCTGGCCATGGACCCCGGGGATACCACGAGGAAAATCGAAGGAGTAGAAACAAAGGAGCCGGCATTTAATCTGCCGGCAGTTTGGATACCCGCGTCTCAAAGGGAGGAGGCCAAACTTTCAGGTTATACGGTCGTGGATGATGTTACGATAATGGCCACTCATCTGACAGAAGTTCTGCGTAAACACGCTGCCGAATTGTTGGGAAGACAGAACGTTCAAAATTTGCTTGACAATTTAAGCAGGTCTTATCCAAAGGCGGTCGAGGAACTGGTGCCGAACCTTCTTTCCCTGGGAGCCGTCCAGAAGGTTCTTCAAAATCTTATTCAAGAGCGGATATCTATCAGAGATCTGCTGACTATCATTGAAACCCTTGCCGATTGTGCGCTTTTGACCAAGGATCCGGAGCTTTTAACCGAGTATGTCAGGCACAAACTTTCCAGATCATTTATCAGTCCATATATCGGCCAAGACGGGTTGTTGAAGCTGATAACCATGACCCAGGAAGTCGAAGATATACTCCTAAAAGGGCTTCAGAAGGCGGAACACGGCGGTACATATCTTTCCATTGATCCCAAAGTTGCCGATTCCATTATTGCCTCCGTAAAGGAGGAGGCTGAAAAAGCCATGGCAAAAAATATTCAGCCGATTCTGCTTACGTCGCCGGTAATACGGAGGCATTTAAAAAAGATGCTGGAATATTTTGTCCCCTCTTTAATGGTATTATCTCAGAGTGAACTTTTAAGTGATATGGGGCTTAAATCTATCGGAGAGGTAAGTTTGAATTATGCGGGTTAAAAAATTTCGTGCAAAGACAATTAAGGATGCGACCTCAAAAGTAAAAAGCGCTTTGGGACCGAATGCACTGATCATTTCTACGAACAGGCTAACAGAAAGCAATGAAGGCGATGTGTTTGAAATCGCTGCAGTACCGTCAGGTGATGATATTATCAATGAAACGATGGATCCCATGGGAGAAATAAAATCAGAATTGATGAGTATTAAGGAGATGATCTGCCTTGTGAATCATTGCGGCGGTGTCCTGGAAAAATTGATATTAAGCCCGGCTGTGCTCAAACTTTATGCAAAACTGATTTCAAACGGGGTGAACGATCAATATGCAAGGCTCTTTCTGGAAAAGGCCGGAGCATTCAATGGTCATGCCGGCTGCATGAACACGATCAAGCAAAGGGTTATCAACGAGATCGTGAACATCATCAAGACAAGCAGTCCGTTTGATCTGAATAATAAAAAGCAGATCATAGCGGCGTTTATTGGCACAACCGGCGTAGGTAAAACCACTACAATTGCAAAGTTAGCTGCTCAGCTTATGCTGAAAGGGCACAAGAAGGTTGGCTTAATTTCGATAGACACGTATCGAATCGGCGCCTTGGAACAGCTTAAGACCTATGCGAATATTTTGGGCATTCCCTGTTTTCAGGTGTTTAAGAGAAGCGATTTACTTTTTGCCTTAAGAAAAATGGAAGAAAGAGATGTTATCTTGATCGATACAGCCGGCCAGAGCCAGTATGACAGGGAAAGAATAGAAGAACTGCAGAGAATGATACCTGATAATTTGGCGATCGACACCCACCTGTTGTTGAGTGTTGCAACTACGGAGTCCGAGATGAACAAGACCGCTATTAATTTCAGCCCTCTAAATTTTCAGAGCTATATATTTACTAAAACAGATGAAGCCCAGTGGTTCGGTTCAGCGCTAAATCAGATCATGAAAATAAATATTCCCGTTTCCTACATTACTACAGGTCAGAATGTGCCTGAGGATATCGAGCAGGCAGATAAAAGAAAGATTTTAAACCTATTGTTGAACAAACATGCATGAATTTGCAAAAAGTCGAATTCAGCATACAAAAAACTCTTGTCGATTGGAGAGAAAAATGGATCAGGCTACAAATTTGAGAAGGATCGTTAAAGCAGAATCCGGAAAATTTCGTAAGCTCAAAACGCCGGGTGAAAACAGATCATTTTCAGCAACAAACATTCCCACGGTCATTGCCGTTACCAGCGGGAAGGGAGGCGTGGGAAAAACAAACGTTGTCGGAAATCTGGCAGTCGCCTATCAGCAGATGGGAAATAGGGTTCTAATTTTTGATGCTGATCTTGGGCTGGCAAATATTGATATTATCTTTGGAATTAATCCCCGCTTTACCATTGAAGACGTCATTAAGGGCGAGAAAGAGCTATCTCAAATTATCGTTGAAGGTCCCGAGGGTGTAGCCATCATTCCCGCCAGTTCCGGGGTACAGGAAATGGCACACCTTTCAGAAGGCCATAAAATCAATCTTTTAAATGAATTCGATATGCTGAACAGCAGGTTTGACCTGCTGCTGATTGACACCAGCGCCGGAATCTCTTCAAATGTCATCTATTTTAATCTGGCGGCGCAGGAGAGAATCGTAGTCGTGACCCCGGAACCCACATCGATCACGGATGCCTATGCCCTGATGAAGGTTATGTTCAACCAGCACGGGACAAAGAATTTTAGCCTGTTGATGAATATGGTCAAAGATGAAAAAGAGGCCAGAGCTGTTTACACACACATGGCAAAGGTTGCGGCAAGATTTATGGCGAGTATATGCATTGATTATGTTGGATATATTCCCTGGGATAAATATTTGCTTGAAGCGGTTATCCGCAGGGAGCCGGTGACATGTTGTTACCCTGAAGCATCATCAAGTCACGGC is a window from the Candidatus Desulfatibia profunda genome containing:
- the fliP gene encoding flagellar type III secretion system pore protein FliP (The bacterial flagellar biogenesis protein FliP forms a type III secretion system (T3SS)-type pore required for flagellar assembly.) yields the protein MEHAFGADVVIPSLHLGIEKGGDPGDVSLLLQVVFLLTILALAPAILILMTSFTRLVVVFSFLRHALGTQQTPSNQIIAGLALFLTFFIMMPVWQKINQQALQPYLAEEISQEAALTAAINPIRQFMFKQTREKDLSLFINMARIAKPKNTEDVPTTILIPAFVISELKTAFIIGFVLFVPFLVIDMVVASVLLSMGMMMLPPIMISLPFKLMLFVLVDGWNLIVGSLVKSFGGGLL
- the fliO gene encoding flagellar biosynthetic protein FliO, with the protein product MFELDLINTGLKTMAVLFIVLGLLVAVLYAMKRFIFAQKKAKGDLFIKVLSTLYLSPKERLEVIEISGEKIVLGVTPGSIRFLIKLSEKNEGHRTVNG
- the flhA gene encoding flagellar biosynthesis protein FlhA; its protein translation is METMVSSNADFANACELMTVVGVIAVLVVMIIPLPSILIDFLLALNITLSITILLIAMYTIKPLDFFIFPSLLLVTTLFRLSLNVATTRLILLHGHEGPLAAGKVIKSFGSFVVGGNYVVGMIVFIILVMVNFIVVTKGATRIAEVAARFTLDAMPGKQMAIDADLNAGLIDENDAKARRLLIAREAEFHGSMDGAAKFVRGDAIAGIIITLINIIGGFIIGVLQKKLSVIDAAQNYTLLTVGDGLVSQIPALTISTAAGLVVSRAASEGTMGKDFGTQFLNYPKAIYLSALTVFFFGLIPGLPHTAFIVLSVLIGGGMYLFSKKKATLEAKIIESQKTEPVGAGPEPVEHLLMVDPLELEVGYGLIPLVDREQGGKFLERVRSIRRQFALEMGIVIPPIHIRDNLQLKSSEYQILLKGVKIAGAELMVNHYLAMDPGDTTRKIEGVETKEPAFNLPAVWIPASQREEAKLSGYTVVDDVTIMATHLTEVLRKHAAELLGRQNVQNLLDNLSRSYPKAVEELVPNLLSLGAVQKVLQNLIQERISIRDLLTIIETLADCALLTKDPELLTEYVRHKLSRSFISPYIGQDGLLKLITMTQEVEDILLKGLQKAEHGGTYLSIDPKVADSIIASVKEEAEKAMAKNIQPILLTSPVIRRHLKKMLEYFVPSLMVLSQSELLSDMGLKSIGEVSLNYAG
- the fliR gene encoding flagellar biosynthetic protein FliR, coding for MDIFSISYQEFKIFFLVLIRVSIILLMFPFFNARVIPVLSKAGLALIVAIILFPVLNNEMAVFPDTVFGVLQLIIAELIIGMVLGLLVQIFFEGVRMMGQLVGFQTGFAITNILDPQSGVQVSIFSNMAYMAAIVIFLLLNGHHILLSAIRESFKIIPVGSLGLNSAMLNKMILLYGEMFVIAIKIGAPAVAALLFVQVAFGLITKLMPQMNIMIVAFPVQIVVGLLFFGISLNVLLGFMERYLGGLGALLVNTMTWLKV
- the fliQ gene encoding flagellar biosynthesis protein FliQ — translated: MTPESVVNFAQEAIKVTILVSMPMLGLGLVVGLIISIFQAVTQIQEMTLAFVPKILIVLLALLFFASWMLEHLMHFTVTTIEQIPFFIR
- the fliM gene encoding flagellar motor switch protein FliM produces the protein MANILSQDEVDSLLEGITEGKVPTEAAAPDSGEEVKVYDFSMPAGPVHLRLPALRIINERFVGFLRTSLPIASRAVIDVNLSSTESVKFSEFCLSIPLPSNLNIFKMEPLRGFALLVIEGPLVFSFVESVFGGKGMSRAKLEGRGFTAIETKIVEKIVKFVLNDLQQAWADVQEVKTAFIRSEMDPQFAAIVNPAELVIVNKFMIDLESGSGSMTLCIPYSSIEPIKSRFQTSFRAQGLETDQAWRKYIQKEIVKMTVELSCIMGRAKVNGRELLQMKVDDVIPLDQKIGDAIVINVEGLPKFKGYPGSCKNKKAVKISEILRQE
- a CDS encoding flagellar basal body-associated FliL family protein encodes the protein MATKDEAVKDTEEEKPPQKSKLMLIVLACTVLILGAGGFFGWKWYAGRKAEGETSGKKEKVSLVFPLKSFIVNLSDNTGSGKRYLKVSIELEVASEEKKVMVENNIPALRDSILLLLSSRSIIDVNTLEGKLELKQALLAKMNLVLGEGIIQRVYFTEFVVQ
- the fliN gene encoding flagellar motor switch protein FliN, whose amino-acid sequence is MYEANDQLKGKGQKDTAKTGGSGQEHNYDLDLILDIPLDISVELGKVKMPVNELLRLGPGSIIELAKSVGEPLDIYVNNKLVAKGEVVILDEKFGVRVADIINPIERVKSLSK
- a CDS encoding MinD/ParA family protein, with the translated sequence MDQATNLRRIVKAESGKFRKLKTPGENRSFSATNIPTVIAVTSGKGGVGKTNVVGNLAVAYQQMGNRVLIFDADLGLANIDIIFGINPRFTIEDVIKGEKELSQIIVEGPEGVAIIPASSGVQEMAHLSEGHKINLLNEFDMLNSRFDLLLIDTSAGISSNVIYFNLAAQERIVVVTPEPTSITDAYALMKVMFNQHGTKNFSLLMNMVKDEKEARAVYTHMAKVAARFMASICIDYVGYIPWDKYLLEAVIRREPVTCCYPEASSSHGFKQLAKTLLSRSNGRPNDGNIKFFWKRLMTRAVD
- a CDS encoding OmpA family protein; amino-acid sequence: MSEDKKIDTNAWMVTFADLVMLLLTFFVMLLTMSSMDAKKLESLFVHFNEATGVLEFSGTMEVANFGAFISKYNDTANLLVIDQNKFISSLNLPESLGKMIKDLDHKLLMTDDERGLILSFNENLLFNPGETTIKKELWPFLDMMADAISDCDNEILVMGHADSSPLANGRYNTNWELSAYRGLSVLDYFLQQKKLSSARFSVGGYGASRPLYPNDTLEHKAANRRVEIIFKHL
- the flhB gene encoding flagellar biosynthesis protein FlhB, which gives rise to MTEESSAEKTEQPTPKRRQELREKGEVAKSRELPSVAVLLSALIALSFFGSYMYSQIQLVMQGSLSLPITADLNITNFIIFVQEMTTHFILAISPLLAVVFITAILSNVMQIGFVLSGETIMPKLSKLDPIKGFGRLFSKQAFMELFKSLLKLVIVGAIAYYTIKGEMKKVPMLGQMQIESIWTYIFVTFFKIFIRCTLAMIFLVVIDYAFQRWEFENRIKMSKQEIKDEFKKTEGDPLIKSRIRSIQMQMARRRMMQAVPEADVVVTNPMRLAVALKYDTAAMNAPKVLAKGAGKVAEKIRDLATRNNIPIMEQKELAQSLYKLVEIGQEIPPVLYQAVAEVLAYVYKLKGKLAHGLT